In Bacillus rossius redtenbacheri isolate Brsri chromosome 15, Brsri_v3, whole genome shotgun sequence, one genomic interval encodes:
- the LOC134539203 gene encoding vesicle-associated membrane protein 4-like isoform X1: MPPKFKRSFSFEDASNTKLEETEDLLGHRSGSDDDFILQGPSSYPKPAAVHTENDKIKTVRAQVAEVTKVMQANLGKVLARGDRLEDLQEASERLNLASADFHVAATRVRRRAWMQHLKTRALLAGVIALVLIGVTVPIIVHFTSESPKQAS; the protein is encoded by the exons ATGCCACCAAAATTTAAGAGGTCGTTTTCATTTGAAGATGCCAGCAATACAAAATTAGAAGAGACt GAAGATCTTCTTGGTCACAGAAGCGGCAGCGATGATGATTTTATCTTACA GGGACCATCGTCTTATCCTAAGCCAGCTGCTGTGCATACTGAGAATGATAAAATTAAGAC GGTGCGGGCCCAGGTGGCAGAGGTCACCAAGGTGATGCAGGCGAACCTGGGCAAGGTGCTGGCGCGGGGCGACCGCCTCGAGGACCTGCAGGAGGCCTCGGAGAGGCTGAACCTGGCCAGCGCCGACTTCCACGTGGCGGCGACGCGCGTGCGCAGGCGAGCGTGGATGCAGCACCTCAAGACGAGGGCGCTGCTGGCGGGGGTCATCGCCCTCGTGCTCATCGGCGTCACAG TTCCTATTATTGTGCACTTCACGTCTGAATCTCCGAAACAGGCTTCATGA
- the LOC134539202 gene encoding CCAAT/enhancer-binding protein → MESPQMYDSVHPGVVPHEAPAAKKPAALSNNNNSLSAVNNNNNSSSAVAKPPGLLKQHFHPADLADLNSPEISLDLQNLIEDSQFDQGLFTEILNGPKTHSHHHHHHPHAPVPHPQARPGATAPLLGSSYPRTTLAYMPHPVHSASAYNNNPAAPNNNSNSSLSSDNSSASSGSLPSIKEEPVDPSDFRTACQQGGGAAAAAVAVPVPYSAAFSPPHAPGGGSFVSNGSGSTFTTLTPSSVPGAAHPHSLLAGLGKAAASAAAKAGAASLHHQHQHHHHASHHGRKSSKSVDKASDEYRRRRERNNIAVRKSREKAKLRSRETEEKVKVLMKENERLQRRIDALTEELGVMRNLFDNLGMVPEQIHRELSKHLNAYQQHQQGL, encoded by the coding sequence ATGGAATCGCCCCAGATGTATGATAGCGTGCACCCGGGCGTCGTACCGCACGAGGCGCCGGCCGCGAAGAAGCCAGCCGCGCtgagcaacaacaacaacagcctGTCGGCCgtgaacaacaacaacaacagcagcAGCGCGGTCGCGAAGCCGCCGGGCCTGCTGAAGCAGCACTTCCACCCGGCCGACCTGGCAGACCTCAACAGCCCGGAGATCTCGCTGGACCTGCAGAACCTCATCGAGGACAGCCAGTTCGACCAGGGCCTGTTCACGGAGATCCTGAACGGGCCGAAGACCCACTCGcaccatcaccaccatcacccTCACGCGCCAGTGCCGCACCCGCAGGCGAGGCCCGGCGCGACGGCTCCCCTGCTCGGCTCCAGCTACCCCAGGACCACCTTGGCGTACATGCCCCACCCCGTGCACTCCGCCTCCGCGTACAACAACAACCCCGCCGCCCCCAACAACAACTCCAACTCCTCCCTGTCGTCGGACAACTCCTCGGCGTCTTCGGGCAGCCTGCCCAGCATCAAGGAGGAGCCCGTCGACCCGTCAGACTTCCGCACGGCGTGCCAGCAGGGCGGcggtgcggcggcggcggccgtgGCGGTCCCGGTGCCCTACTCCGCCGCCTTCTCGCCGCCCCACGCGCCCGGCGGCGGCAGCTTCGTGTCCAACGGCTCCGGGTCCACGTTCACCACCCTGACGCCGTCTTCCGTGCCGGGCGCCGCGCACCCGCACTCGCTGCTCGCGGGGCTGGGCAAGGCGGCGGCGTCGGCGGCGGCCaaggcgggggcggcgtcgctGCACCACCAACACCAGCACCACCACCACGCCTCGCACCACGGCCGCAAGAGCTCCAAGTCGGTGGACAAGGCGAGCGACGAGTACCGGCGGCGGCGCGAGCGCAACAACATCGCGGTGCGCAAGTCGCGCGAGAAGGCCAAGCTGCGGTCCCGCGAGACGGAGGAGAAGGTGAAGGTGCTGATGAAGGAGAACGAGCGGCTGCAGAGGCGCATCGACGCCCTCACCGAGGAGCTGGGCGTCATGAGGAACCTGTTCGACAACCTGGGCATGGTGCCCGAGCAGATACACCGCGAGCTCAGCAAGCACCTCAACGCCTACCAGCAGCACCAGCAGGGCCTCTGA
- the LOC134539203 gene encoding vesicle-associated membrane protein 4-like isoform X2 yields the protein MYEMSEDLLGHRSGSDDDFILQGPSSYPKPAAVHTENDKIKTVRAQVAEVTKVMQANLGKVLARGDRLEDLQEASERLNLASADFHVAATRVRRRAWMQHLKTRALLAGVIALVLIGVTVPIIVHFTSESPKQAS from the exons ATGTACGAGATGAGT GAAGATCTTCTTGGTCACAGAAGCGGCAGCGATGATGATTTTATCTTACA GGGACCATCGTCTTATCCTAAGCCAGCTGCTGTGCATACTGAGAATGATAAAATTAAGAC GGTGCGGGCCCAGGTGGCAGAGGTCACCAAGGTGATGCAGGCGAACCTGGGCAAGGTGCTGGCGCGGGGCGACCGCCTCGAGGACCTGCAGGAGGCCTCGGAGAGGCTGAACCTGGCCAGCGCCGACTTCCACGTGGCGGCGACGCGCGTGCGCAGGCGAGCGTGGATGCAGCACCTCAAGACGAGGGCGCTGCTGGCGGGGGTCATCGCCCTCGTGCTCATCGGCGTCACAG TTCCTATTATTGTGCACTTCACGTCTGAATCTCCGAAACAGGCTTCATGA